From Penicillium digitatum chromosome 5, complete sequence, one genomic window encodes:
- a CDS encoding Lipocalin conserved site, producing the protein MTVQARRHSAAYKSPSPYNSRDTDIEKQPTTGRHAYHHHLSDHPDSDESLDDNNVADSYPPPVVAGGSLRRPQASVGFRVPQRIMRWLCFALFAALVLFILTLFRFTISTSGKQVSVDLPKVGTPKPPLWESFPFLNRYEGGISSLVPRSENVPEYPGDGSDDLGLRTDQSDGKNEQEQEQDANTVIKRDVAPNMLSNVFNPYPDYQSPEYMEQYGETRECFLNAENSLRVPPIQSYPGVPKGFPDPALGSNTMLGIRDDMCFDRFGRLGPYGLGYGVKKGGIGAGMEGHREGAERIWEDIPPVDFRQVDWAAAQHRCHAANRHRFNEPPEPRFNRFVSMSVGIPRVKSLPPTEDNGIEPPRVGLERLPRTAVVIRTWHDFHYTPEDIMYMRSIISELSLLSGGEYTIHFLVHVKDTNLQIWSDDETYQRVLDKALPEEFRGMGTLWSEPQMALMYPGLEETMTRGLPIHGVYRSTHMPLQYFAFQHPEYDYFWNWEMDARYTGHWYHLFDKVGAWAKKQPRKGLWERNARFYVPSVHGSWEDFRQMVRVQTESGTNSANNMWSAPNSATGNPRNAMHQQGDKSIWGPERPDERDIFEVEGEGIPPTSMDKDQYQWGVGEDADLIVFNPLYDPEGTTWLLRDDVTGYNKEKGMPPRRTAIITASRISRKLLITMHRECSLMRHSMFSEMWPATTALHHGFKAVFVPHAVYFDRRWPTRHLESVFNAGRNGASGGARTSVFGDREHNFRGTTWFYSAGFSPNIWRRWLGLRVDNDGGEQQELAGEGRMCLPPMLLHPVKEVNMVIDVGEKAEDR; encoded by the coding sequence ATGACCGTCCAGGCGAGGAGGCACTCCGCAGCATACAAGTCCCCATCACCCTATAATTCACGCGATACCGACATCGAAAAACAACCCACGACCGGGCGACACGCATATCACCACCACCTGAGCGATCACCCCGATTCCGACGAGTCGCTGGACGATAACAATGTCGCAGACTCCTATCCGCCGCCCGTCGTAGCTGGCGGCAGTCTTCGCCGCCCCCAAGCTAGTGTCGGCTTTCGCGTGCCCCAGCGGATCATGCGCTGGCTCTGCTTCGCTCTTTTCGCGGCGCTCGTCCTCTTCATCCTTACCCTCTTCCGCTTTACCATCTCCACCTCCGGTAAACAAGTCTCCGTCGACCTGCCCAAGGTCGGCACCCCAAAGCCGCCACTATGGGAGAGCTTCCCGTTCCTCAATCGCTACGAGGGCGGTATCTCTTCCTTGGTACCCCGCTCTGAAAATGTCCCCGAGTACCCCGGCGATGGCTCCGACGACCTGGGGTTGCGGACGGACCAGAGCGACGGAAAAAAcgagcaggagcaggagcaggacgCAAACACGGTGATTAAGAGGGATGTGGCCCCGAATATGTTGAGCAATGTGTTCAACCCTTATCCTGACTACCAGTCGCCGGAATACATGGAGCAATATGGCGAGACGCGCGAGTGCTTCCTTAACGCAGAAAACTCGTTGCGGGTTCCGCCTATCCAAAGCTACCCCGGAGTCCCAAAGGGCTTCCCGGACCCAGCGCTAGGCTCGAATACGATGTTGGGTATTCGGGACGACATGTGCTTTGATCGATTTGGCCGATTGGGCCCATACGGGCTTGGATACGGGGTCAAGAAAGGCGGTATCGGCGCGGGCATGGAGGGACATCGTGAGGGTGCTGAACGTATATGGGAGGATATCCCGCCAGTGGACTTTCGACAGGTGGATTGGGCTGCTGCGCAACACCGCTGTCACGCGGCCAACCGCCATCGCTTCAATGAGCCGCCGGAGCCTCGTTTCAACCGCTTTGTTTCCATGTCTGTAGGGATTCCCAGGGTAAAGAGCCTGCCACCTACAGAGGACAACGGCATTGAACCGCCTCGGGTTGGACTTGAGCGTCTGCCGCGCACTGCAGTGGTTATCCGCACATGGCACGACTTCCACTATACCCCGGAGGACATTATGTATATGCGCTCTATCATCTCAGAGCTCTCGCTACTCTCCGGTGGCGAGTATACCATTCACTTCTTGGTTCACGTCAAGGACACCAACTTGCAGATTTGGTCAGATGACGAGACATACCAGCGTGTGCTTGACAAAGCGCTGCCAGAGGAGTTCCGCGGCATGGGAACCCTCTGGTCCGAGCCGCAGATGGCCCTGATGTATCCCGGATTGGAGGAGACCATGACTCGCGGGTTGCCCATCCACGGTGTCTACCGCAGCACGCACATGCCCTTGCAGTACTTCGCTTTCCAGCATCCTGAGTATGATTACTTCTGGAACTGGGAGATGGATGCGCGTTACACGGGCCACTGGTACCACCTGTTCGACAAGGTCGGCGCGTGGGCGAAAAAGCAGCCACGAAAGGGTCTCTGGGAGCGTAATGCTCGCTTCTATGTTCCGTCCGTCCACGGCTCGTGGGAAGATTTCCGACAGATGGTCCGCGTGCAGACAGAGAGCGGCACCAACTCCGCCAACAACATGTGGAGCGCCCCCAACAGCGCGACAGGCAACCCGCGGAATGCCATGCACCAACAGGGCGACAAGTCTATCTGGGGTCCCGAGCGCCCCGACGAACGGGATATTTTCGAGGTGGAGGGTGAGGGCATCCCACCCACCAGCATGGATAAGGACCAGTACCAATGGGGCGTAGGGGAGGATGCGGACCTCATCGTCTTCAATCCGCTCTACGACCCCGAGGGGACGACCTGGTTGCTGCGCGACGATGTGACCGGTTACAACAAGGAGAAGGGCATGCCCCCACGGCGTACCGCAATCATCACCGCGTCACGAATCTCCCGCAAACTGCTCATCACCATGCACCGCGAATGCAGTCTGATGCGCCACAGTATGTTCTCGGAGATGTGGCCCGCGACCACTGCGCTGCACCACGGCTTCAAGGCCGTCTTCGTCCCGCACGCCGTCTACTTTGACCGTCGCTGGCCCACTCGCCACCTGGAATCAGTTTTCAATGCCGGTCGCAACGGAGCCTCGGGAGGCGCTCGCACGTCTGTCTTCGGCGATCGTGAACACAACTTCCGTGGTACGACCTGGTTCTACTCGGCAGGGTTCTCGCCGAACATCTGGCGCCGCTGGCTTGGTCTTCGCGTCGACAATGACGGCGGTGAGCAGCAGGAGCTGGCTGGCGAGGGCCGCATGTGTCTTCCTCCTATGCTGTTGCATCCTGTCAAAGAAGTCAATATGGTCATTGACGTCGGAGAGAAAGCAGAGGACCGCTGA
- a CDS encoding ADP-ribosylation factor family-domain-containing protein, with product MRILMVGLDAAGKTTILYKLKLGEIVTTIPTIGFNVETVEYKNIQFTVWDVGGQDKIRPLWRHYFQNTQGIIFVVDSNDRDRVVEAREELQRMLNEDELRDALLLVFANKQDLPNAMSPAEITQQLGLQSLTRRAWFIQSTCATTGDGLYEGLEWLADALRKTNRD from the exons ATGCGCATCCTGATGGTCGGTCTTGACGCCGCCGGTAAGACCACCATCCTGTACAAGCTCAAGCTCGGTGAAATCGTCACCACTATTCCCACGATTG GATTCAACGTTGAAACTGTCGAATACAAGAACATTCAGTTCACCGTGTGGGATGTCGGTGGTCAGGATAAGATTCGTCCTTTGTGGCGGCACTACTTCCAGAACACTCAGGGCATCATTTTCGTGGTCGACAGCAACGATCGCGATCGTGTCGTTGAGGCCCGGGAGGAGTTGCAGCGCATGTTGAACGAGGATGAGCTCCGTGATGCTCTCCTTCTGGTGTTTGCCAACAAGCAGGATTTGCCG AACGCCATGAGCCCCGCCGAGATCACGCAGCAGCTTGGTCTTCAGAGCCTTACCCGTCGTGCTTGG TTCATCCAATCTACCTGCGCCACCACTGGTGACGGTCTGTACGAGGGTCTGGAGTGGCTCGCCGATGCGCTCCGGAAAACCAACCGCGATTAA
- a CDS encoding Small GTPase superfamily, ARF/SAR type — translation MSHTTDSRDSTAPQDYYSSLDYEGSLVEKFKNIDDKTQFYIAMRSLQDPLTRNFVLDFGNEEAWCASDLGTDELKRLLSKPRDKCFGTRWINIWAPEEQKESIRAITKSYGVSERLQGMMCTEPVHPTPKATTTPLPTKRTSHAPSDAPSFQHEADDAENALKHLVDPDKSRESASFKNLTFTQVTDQIWHFSSVDHGPRYTCIGYNTLFVIPTLSQSNGKDLPDGKRLWTWLIQCDDGTIISIQENPFARRKGVPIDEAKPVLDIVRRNIRFIFAGVSRQHFAMSESESLITIRVRRFSDLGPDQANIKQEDGPSLLFYYIFDDWVSSYGLIAKREHKYGVALEKLRAQMLDRPVVDLVNELHWLGRRLAVLKRLYQSYELIMRRLLQRQRMLRDEARSSQPAAIPYGTTFGDMGSVDMRQSNVMSNSCFQHTTEKSVGVQLSSTAVARFERLVDRINLYCLSEIENCLIEKESLTFLNFNLIALKDSQAVEKLTRITILLAKATILFLPVSLMSAYFSTELAGVKNGYTKTQYWVSFTVIFVVSILLLTVFGYASDTVEENRVTKTTPTAIGQRISAYSKQKLNPEFPLLTSLSIIPLNLLFTSSNQIYTFSCRIRGTSRYRQYGHYFLAAV, via the exons ATGTCTCATACAACAGATTCGCGCGATTCTACTGCGCCTCAGGATTACTACTCAAGTCTTGACTACGAGGGCTCACTTGTGGAAAAGTTCAAGAATATCGACGATAAGACGCAGTTCTACATTGCTATGCGCTCCCTACAGGATCCTCTTACCCGGAATTTTGTGCTCGATTTCGGGAACGAAGAGGCATGGTGTGCATCTGATCTAGGCACAGATGAGCTGAAACGGTTGCTAAGCAAACCA AGAGACAAATGTTTCGGCACACGGTGGAT CAATATCTGGGCACCAGAGGAGCAGAAGGAAAGCATTAGG GCGATTACCAAATCCTATGGAGTATCCGAACGACTACAAGGGATGATGTGCACAGAGCCAGTGCATCCTACACCCAAAGCTACAACTACCCCATTACCAACAAAAAGGACTTCGCATGCGCCTAGTGATGCACCGTCGTTCCAGCACGAAGCGGATGACGCAGAAAATGCACTTAAGCACCTCGTCGATCCAGATAAATCCCGCGAGTCGGCGTCATTCAAGAATCTCACATTTACCCAGGTCACGGACCAAATCTGGCATTTCTCTTCTGTGGACCATGGCCCTCGAT ACACTTGTATTGGCTATAATACGTTGTTTGTGATTCCCACACTATCACAATCAAACGGAAAAGACCTCCCGGATGGAAAACGGCTCTGGACCTGGCTGATCCAGTGCGATGATG GCACAATAATCTCAATCCAAGAGAACCCGTTCGCAAGACGAAAGGGAGTGCCGATAGATGAAGCCAAGCCAGTCCTTGACATCGTGCGCAGAAACATTCGTTTTATCTTCGCTGGGGTTTCGAGGCAGCACTTTGCCATGTCCGAGAGCGAGTCGCTAATTACTATTCGGGTGAGACGTTTTAGCGACCTCGGACCGGATCAAGCCAATATCAAGCAGGAGGATGGACCGAGTCTGCTCTTCTACTATATATTCGATGACTGGGTGTCTAGCTATGGACTCATCGCAAAGCGAGAACACAAATATGGTGTTGCTTTAGAAAAATTG AGAGCACAAATGCTCGATCGTCCGGTAGTGGATTTAGTGAACGAGTTGCACTGGCTGGGCCGGCGACTCGCCGTTCTCAAACGATTGTATCAGAGCTATGAGCTTATCATGCGGCGCCTCTTGCAACGGCAACGGATGCTCCGCGACGAAGCGCGTTCGTCTCAACCAGCTGCAATCCCGTACGGAACCACCTTTGGCGATATGGGATCCGTGGATATGCGCCAGTCGAACGTTATGAGCAATTCGTGTTTCCAACACACAACGGAGAAATCGGTCGGGGTGCAATTGAGCTCGACGGCTGTGGCGCGCTTCGAACGGCTAGTTGATCGCATCAATCTATACTGTTTGAGCGAGATTGAGAACTGCCTCATTGAGAAAGAGTCCTTGACATTCCTG AATTTCAACCTGATTGCGCTCAAGGACTCGCAGGCTGTTGAGAAGCTCACTCGGATCACTATCCTGCTAGCCAAGGCAACCATTTTGTTCCTGCCGGTTAGCTTGATGAGTGCATATTTCTCGACGGAACTCGCTGGCGTGAAGAACGGGTACACTAAGACTCAGTACTGGGTTAGTTTCACGGTGATCTTCGTTGTGTCCATCTTGCTCTTGACGGTTTTCGGTTACGCCAGCGATACCGTAGAAG AAAATCGGGTGACAAAGACGACGCCCACCGCCATCGGTCAGCGTATTTCTGCGTATTCAAAACAAAAACTAAACCCCGAATTTCCCCTTCTGACTTCTCTTTCGATAATTCCCCTGAACTTGCTCTTTACTTCTTCAAACCAAATTTATACCTTTTCCTGCCG GATCCGAGGGACTTCTCGCTACCGACAATATGGGCATTACTTTCTCGCGGCTGTTTGA
- a CDS encoding 60S ribosomal protein uL1, translated as MSKITVAGVRQNVENLLNYSLNEKKRNFNETVELQIGLKNYDPQRDKRFSGTIKLPTVPRPNMAICILGDQHDLDRAKHHNIDAMSVDDLKKLNKNKKLIKKLARKYDAFLASEGLIKQIPRLLGPGLSKAGKFPTPVSHAEDMAAKVTDVKSTIKFQLKKVLCLGVAIGNVEMEKEALVANLMLAINYLVSLLKKGWQNVGSLVIKASMSPPHRVY; from the exons ATGTCCAAGATCACAGTCG CCGGAGTGCGCCAGAATGTCGAGAACCTTCTCAACTACTCTCTCAATGAGAAGAAGCGTAACTTCAACGAGACCGTTGAGCTTCAGATCGGCCTGAAGAACTACGACCCCCAGCGTGACAAGCGTTTCTCCGGCACCATCAAGCTGCCTACCGTCCCCCGCCCCAACATGGCCATCTG TATTCTTGGTGACCAGCACGATCTCGACCGTGCTAAGCACCACAACATCGATGCCATGTCTGTTGACGATCTCAAGAAGCtcaacaagaacaagaagctCATCAAGAAGCTTGCTCGCAAGTACGATGCCTTCCTTGCTTCCGAGGGTCTGATCAAGCAGATTCCCCGTCTCCTCGGTCCCGGTCTCTCCAAGGCCGGAAAGTTCCCTACCCCCGTCTCCCACGCTGAGGACATGGCCGCCAAGGTCACCGACGTCAAGTCCACCATCAAGTTCCAGCTCAAGAAGGTTCTGTGCCTCGGTGTTGCTATCGGCAACGTCGAGATGGAGAAGGAGGCTCTTGTTGCCAACCTGATGCTCGCCATCAACTACCTCGTCTCCCTCCTCAAGAAGGGCTGGCAGAACGTTGGCAGTCTTGTCATCAAGGCTTCCATGTCTCCCCCCCACCGTGTCTACTAG
- a CDS encoding Catabolic 3-dehydroquinase — MFGLVLASPLLVSCRYASTATTKISPEAAIKEIARDASTLHQSNTVASNEVVVELLHRCQRVAESLVSRERDQSEESSKGEGSAISSLLNLEEKQTASKSKGKPKSSQHPDPRLTDSVSQIAVGLLKDEKVFISPEALASCTETLTLLRRAEHFPEIFQLYAYKPVPEEGSSPVKLLKANPKSINSAVPARLANMALGVAIAQKNLSLVLAIIDNTFCAPAFHRAKIFKKAGVPIIGLTAAPAACYALASWAATFQNTMDPNVATGIAFAATLAYVGGTASMGILAITTANDQMERVVWIPGIPLRQRWLREEERAAMDRVAVAWGFTDPYMRGEEVGEEWESLREFIGMRGMILDKTELMEGMQ; from the exons ATGTTCGG TTTGGTATTGGCATCTCCTCTACTTGTTTCCTGCCGATATGCTTCCACTGCCACCACTAAGATAAGCCCAGAGGCTGCAATCAAAGAGATTGCGCGGGATGCATCTACCCTGCATCAATCAAACACGGTGGCCTCCAACGAGGTGGTTGTAGAATTGCTACATCGATGCCAGCGGGTCGCCGAGTCTCTTGTCTCTCGGGAACGGGATCAAAGTGAGGAATCCTCAAAGGGCGAGGGCAGCGCGATCTCTTCTTTGCTGAACCTAGAGGAGAAGCAAACCGCCTCGAAGAGCAAAGGCAAACCAAAATCCTCACAACACCCGGACCCACGACTGACAGATTCAGTCTCGCAAATCGCTGTTGGCCTTTTGAAGGACGAGAAGGTCTTCATTTCACCTGAAGCTTTAGCCTCCTGCACCGAGACCCTGACCCTGCTGCGACGGGCTGAGCACTTCCCTGAAATCTTCCAACTTTACGCCTACAAGCCTGTCCCAGAGGAGGGCAGCTCACCAGTGAAGTTGCTGAAGGCCAATCCCAAGAGTATCAACAGCGCCGTTCCGGCGAGATTGGCTAACATGGCTCTTGGGGTCGCCATTGCACAGAAGAACCTCTCGCTCGTGCTAGCCATCATCGACAACACGTTCTGCGCCCCCGCCTTCCACCGCGCGAAGATCTTCAAGAAAGCCGGTGTCCCTATAATTGGTCTTACAGCTGCCCCGGCTGCTTGCTATGCTCTCGCATCATGGGCTGCTACATTCCAGAACACAATGGATCCTAACGTCGCGACGGGAATTGCGTTCGCCGCTACGTTAGCTTACGTTGGTGGTACAGCTTCCATGGGCATCTTGGCCATTACCACTGCTAACGACCAGATGGAGCGAGTGGTCTGGATTCCTGGTATCCCTCTACGGCAAAGATGGTTGCGCGAGGAAGAGCGCGCGGCCATGGATAGAGTTGCTGTCGCGTGGGGTTTCACGGATCCCTACATGAGAGGCGAGGAGGTTGGTGAAGAGTGGGAAAGTCTTCGTGAGTTCATTGGCATGCGGGGCATGATTCTGGACAAGACCGAATTGATGGAAGGCATGCAGTAG